Proteins from a genomic interval of Pithys albifrons albifrons isolate INPA30051 chromosome 15, PitAlb_v1, whole genome shotgun sequence:
- the PDGFRB gene encoding platelet-derived growth factor receptor beta translates to MLCPALNTGLWLLILSGLLEVTSGGSRLHIEPTDTELELSLHSTFSLLCYGDGALVWEREGQLLAASLEHRDGVFVSNLTLRNVTGHHTGEYTCTYSTDQAPEPVERKSLYIYVPDPSLVFLPTVTSEETFIFITGYTEAVIPCRVTNPQMQVTLYEKKVENPIPAAYDPQQGFRGFFEDKTYFCRAFVDDQEVDSDTFYVYRIQVSSVNVSISAVQTIVRQGENVTVLCTVSGNELVNFNWDYPRKQAGKTVEPVTDFLPGSSHEIRSILIIQNAELEDSGTYVCNVSEGYHEKTDRKDITVQVIERGFVRFHTHLPTTVYTEVHKSHTIQVEVEAYPQPSIVWLKNNKTLTMESSSEFTITSRNLSETRYQTALVLVRVKQEEGGFYTIRAFNEDDEQELSFHLQINVPAKVVDLKENSSASSGEQTVTCSAEGMPQPEISWSTCSDIKWCSTKGQPTRLLGNESAEIGLQTNATYHAERQVFRVNSTLQLHRVDEPLLLRCTVQNFLGTNSQDITLVPHALPFKVVIISVILALLVLTVISLIILIVLWQKKPRYEIRWKVIESVSSDGHEYIYVDPMQLPYDSTWEVPRDKLVLGRTLGSGAFGRVVEATAHGLSHSQSTMKVAVKMLKSTARSSEKQALMSELKIMSHLGPHLNIVNLLGACTKGGPIYIITEYCRYGDLVDYLHRNKHTFLQSCGEKARREAELYGNTPKEDHMHSHLSMSVESDGGYMDMSKDDSLDYVPMSDMKGEVKYADIESSNYGTPYELDSYSPSAPERTDRVTLINESPLLSYMDLVGFSFQVANGMEFLASKNCVHRDLAARNVLICEGKLVKICDFGLARDIMRDSNYISKGSTFLPLKWMAPESIFNNLYTTLSDVWSFGILLWEIFTLGGTPYPELPMNEQFYNAIKRGYRMSKPTHASDEIYDIMQKCWEEKFEIRPSFSQLVVLMGNLLVDCYRKRYQQVDEEFMKSDHPAVVRTRPTIPGLNNARLAASPTPGSILYTAVHQNGGENDYIIPLPDPKPETICELPQDVSISRASSMLNEANTSSTISCDSPLGLQQDEEQESDPQPGCQEPTTGHQEVEESFL, encoded by the exons atgctgtgccctgctctgaaCACAGGTCTCTGGCTCCTCATCCTCTCTG GTCTGCTGGAGGTGACTTCTGGCGGCAGCAGGCTGCACATTGAacccacagacacagagctTGAACTCAGCCTCCACAGCACCTTCTCCCTCTTGTGCTATGGGGATGGAGCACTGGTCTGGGAACGGGAGGGTCAGCTCCTTGCTGCCTCGCTGGAGCACAGAGATGGTGTCTTCGTCAGCAATCTCACTCTCAGGAATGTGACAGGCCATCACACCGGGGAGTACACCTGCACCTAcagcactgaccaggctccaGAGCCAGTGGAGAGGAAATCCCTGTATATCTACGTTCCAG ATCCCTCCCTAGTCTTCCTCCCCACAGTCACCTCTGAAGAGACCTTCATCTTCATCACGGGCTATACAGAGGCTGTTATCCCATGCCGTGTGACCAACCCACAGATGCAGGTGACCCTCTATGAGAAGAAGGTGGAGAACCCCATCCCAGCTGCTTATGATCCACAACAAGGATTCAGAGGTTTCTTTGAGGATAAGACCTATTTCTGCCGGGCATTTGTGGATGACCAGGAGGTGGATTCAGACACCTTCTATGTCTACAGGATCCAGG TGTCATCTGTGAACGTCTCTATCAGCGCAGTGCAGACCATAGTGCGTCAAGGAGAAAATGTCACTGTGCTGTGCACCGTGAGCGGCAATGAACTGGTCAACTTCAACTGGGATTATCCCCGTAAGCAA GCAGGGAAGACTGTGGAGCCGGTGACTGACTTTTTGCCTGGATCCTCCCACGAGATCCGCTCCATCCTCATCATCCAGAATGCAGAGCTGGAGGACAGTGGGACCTATGTCTGCAATGTCTCCGAGGGCTACCATGAGAAAACAGACCGGAAAGACATCACAGTCCAAGTGATCG AGCGTGGCTTTGTGCGTTTCCACACCCACCTGCCCACCACGGTGTACACCGAGGTCCACAAGAGCCACACCATCCAGGTGGAGGTGGAGGCCTATCCCCAGCCCAGCATTGTGTGGCTGAAGAACAACAAGACATTGACTATGGAGAGCAGCAGCGAGTTCACCATCACCAGCAGGAACCTGTCAGAAACCAG GTACCAGACAGCTCTGGTGCTGGTGCGGGTGAAGCAGGAAGAAGGAGGATTTTACACCATCCGGGCTTTCAATGAGGATGATGAGCAGGAGCTGTCCTTCCATCTGCAGATAAATG TGCCAGCCAAAGTGGTGGATCTCAAGGagaacagcagtgccagcagtggaGAGCAGACTGTAACATGCTCTGCTGAAGGCATGCCCCAGCCAGAGATCAGCTGGTCTACTTGCAGTGACATTAAATG GTGCAGCACCAAGGGTCAACCCACGCGGCTGCTGGGGAACGAGTCGGCAGAGATCGGGCTGCAGACCAACGCCACGTACCATGCAGAGCGGCAGGTGTTCCGCGTGAACAGcaccctgcagctgcacagggtGGATGAGCCCCTGCTCCTGAGGTGCACTGTGCAAAACTTCCTGGGCACCAACTCCCAGGACATCACTCTGGTGCCACACG CCTTGCCGTTCAAAGTGGTCATCATCTCTGTCATTCTGGCCTTGCTGGTCCTCACTGTCATCTCCCTCATCATCTTGATCGTCCTGTGGCAGAAG AAACCTCGTTATGAAATCCGCTGGAAGGTGATTGAATCAGTCAGCTCCGATGGACATGAGTACATCTATGTGGATCCTATGCAGCTCCCTTACGATTCCACATGGGAGGTGCCTAGGGACAAACTGGTGTTAG GACGCACTCTTGGCTCCGGTGCCTTTGGTCGTGTGGTGGAGGCAACAGCCCATGGCCTGAGCCACTCACAGTCCACCATGAAAGTGGCAGTCAAAATGCTCAAAT CCACAGCCCGGAGCAGTGAGAAACAAGCCCTCATGTCTGAGCTGAAGATCATGAGCCACCTGGGGCCTCACCTCAACATTGTAAACTTGCTGGGGGCCTGCACCAAAGGAG GACCCATCTATATCATCACTGAGTACTGCCGCTATGGGGACCTGGTGGACTACCTGCACCGCAACAAGCACACCTTCCTGCAGTCCTGTGGTGAGAAGGCACGGCGAGAGGCAGAGCTGTATGGGAACACCCCCAAGGAGGACCATATGCACAG TCACCTCTCCATGTCTGTTGAGAGCGATGGGGGCTACATGGACATGAGCAAGGATGACTCCCTGGACTATGTGCCCATGTCTGACATGAAGGGTGAAGTCAAGTATGCTGACATCGAGTCCTCTAACTATGGCACCCCATATGAGCTGGACAGCTATTCCCCCTCAG CTCCTGAAAGGACAGACCGGGTGACACTGATAAATGAGTCTCCGCTCCTCAGCTACATGGACTTGGTGGGCTTCAGCTTCCAAGTGgccaatgggatggagttccTGGCTTCCAAAAAT TGTGTGCACCGGGACCTGGCTGCCAGGAACGTCCTCATCTGTGAGGGGAAGCTGGTGAAGATCTGTGACTTTGGTCTGGCGAGGGACATCATGAGGGATTCCAACTACATCTCCAAAGGCAGT ACCTTCTTGCCCCTCAAGTGGATGGCTCCAGAGAGCATCTTCAACAACCTCTACACCACCCTGAGTGATGTGTGGTCCTTTGGGATTCTCCTTTGGGAGATATTCACTCTTG GAGGGACTCCATACCCTGAACTGCCTATGAATGAACAGTTCTACAATGCCATCAAACGTGGCTATAGGATGTCCAAACCCACCCATGCCTCTGATGAAAT CTATGATATAATGCAGAAGTGCTGGGAAGAGAAGTTTGAGATCAGACCATCCTTCTCACAACTGGTGGTGCTTATGGGAAACCTCTTGGTGGATTGCTACAGAAAG AGGTACCAGCAGGTGGATGAAGAGTTCATGAAGAGCGACCACCCCGCTGTTGTCCGCACAAGACCCACAATTCCTGGGCTGAACAATGCCCGGCTCGCTGCCAGCCCCACCCCCGGCAGCATCCTCTACACAGCCGTGCACCAGAACGGGGGCGAGAATGACTACATCATCCCCCTTCCTGACCCCAAGCCTGAGACAATCTGTGAACTCCCTCAGGACGTCTCCATCAGCAGGGCCAG CTCTATGCTGAATGAGGCCAACACATCATCTACAATATCCTGTGACAGCCCCCTGGGCCTCCAGCAGGACGAGGAGCAGGAATCCGAcccacagccaggctgccaGGAGCCAACCACAGGACACCAAGAAGTGGAGGAGAGTTTCCTGTAG